One Spinacia oleracea cultivar Varoflay chromosome 4, BTI_SOV_V1, whole genome shotgun sequence DNA segment encodes these proteins:
- the LOC110782642 gene encoding wax ester synthase/diacylglycerol acyltransferase 5, which translates to METTVDEPVTPAGRLFLQPQFNQIINCAIGFKHPLNIEAIKTDISNCLLVKHPRFCSLLVLDDHGREFWRRTKINIDDHIIIHHKNPGYDYELDEEKEEKINSLLADFAVSCPLSKDKPLWEVHLISELNCVILRIHHSLGDGISLMSMFLASCKRLDDHGNDSGVNHKNRENRGEKTLIFSIRLLKIIWWTILSVIGFCLRCLWVKDKKTAISGGDGVELWPRMAATAKFCLEDMKTVKRVVHNATINDVLFGIISSGFSKYLDIRSSHALQEGLEITGLAMVNLREQPGLQEMSKLMEDDSPAKWGNQFGMILLPIYCHTKDTNPLNYVKRAKEMIDKKKQSLEAHFSYHIGNLAMSLFGPKVASIINHRILCNTTFTISNMVGPQEELTFAGNPITYIRATSSSLPHAITMHMVSYAGMANMQILVAKEIIPDPRFLAKCFEDALLEMKNVAINVITF; encoded by the exons ATGGAAACCACCGTAGACGAGCCGGTAACACCGGCGGGACGCCTCTTTCTCCAGCCACAATTCAACCAAATAATCAACTGCGCTATAGGCTTCAAACACCCCCTAAATATAGAAGCCATAAAAACAGATATCTCAAACTGTTTGTTGGTAAAACACCCTAGATTTTGTAGCCTCTTAGTATTAGATGATCATGGAAGAGAGTTTTGGAGAAGAACAAAAATCAATATAGACGATCATATAATCATTCATCATAAAAACCCGGGTTATGATTATGAATTAGACgaagaaaaggaagaaaagatCAATTCTTTGTTAGCAGATTTTGCAGTCTCTTGTCCTTTGAGTAAAGATAAACCCTTATGGGAGGTACACTTGATTAGTGAGTTAAACTGTGTGATTCTTCGAATTCATCATTCTTTGGGAGATGGAATTTCTTTAATGTCGATGTTTTTAGCTTCTTGCAAAAGATTAGATGATCATGGTAATGATAGCGGTGTGAATCACAAAAACAGAGAAAACAGGGGAGAAAAAACGTTAATATTTTCTATAAGATTATTGAAGATAATTTGGTGGACGATTCTTTCTGTGATCGGGTTTTGTTTGAGGTGTTTATGGGTGAAGGATAAGAAGACCGCCATTAGTGGCGGCGATGGGGTGGAGCTGTGGCCGAGGATGGCAGCAACTGCCAAGTTTTGTCTTGAGGATATGAAAACTGTCAAAAGAGTCGTTCATAATGCG ACCATCAATGACGTTCTATTTGGGATCATATCTTCCGGGTTTTCAAAATATTTGGATATCCGATCATCTCATG CTTTGCAAGAGGGGCTTGAAATCACAGGATTAGCGATGGTTAATTTACGAGAGCAACCCGGATTACAG GAAATGTCCAAGTTGATGGAAGATGATTCTCCAGCTAAATGGGGTAATCAATTTGGGATGATTCTCTTGCCTATTTATTGTCATACAAAAGACACGAATCCTCTAAACTATGTGAAAAGAGCTAAGGAGATGATCGATAAGAAGAAACAATCTTTGGAGGCTCATTTCTCTTACCATATAGGGAACTTGGCAATGTCCCTCTTTGGACCAAAG GTTGCTAGCATTATTAATCACAGGATCCTATGTAATACAACCTTCACAATCTCAAACATGGTTGGTCCTCAAGAGGAATTAACATTTGCTGGAAATCCCATCACTTATATAAGAGCAACATCTTCTAGCTTGCCTCAT GCAATAACAATGCACATGGTGAGCTATGCGGGAATGGCAAACATGCAAATCCTAGTGGCAAAAGAGATAATCCCTGATCCACGGTTTCTGGCTAAGTGCTTCGAAGATGCCTTGCTTGAAATGAAGAATGTTGCAATTAATGTTATCACCTTCTAG
- the LOC130472262 gene encoding uncharacterized protein — MIPKGSPFTPGILEEPLPRMKLPRHIKYDGSTDPDDHITAYEGHMYLYTASSAVWCKCFPATLSGLAQTWFKNMRAGSIRNFRQLSKQFCEHFVSNKRREKTSAELWSVKQRGDESLRDYLGRFNREVVMIPDIKPDVAILALTHGLRKSRYRDYLAKKNVSNLGAALEKADEYIRIEEFNRTLAVSNHDDYVHPTMVDSRKDDKREKGSQRRKDN; from the coding sequence ATGATCCCAAAAGGTTCCCCTTTCACTCCAGGGATCCTTGAGGAACCTCTCCCAAGGATGAAGCTCCCTAGGCACATCAAGTATGACGGCTCCACAGATCCCGACGATCACATAACTGCGTACGAAGGACATATGTACCTATACACCGCATCCTCGGCAGTATGGTGCAAGTGCTTCCCAGCTACGCTAAGCGGTTTGGCCCAAACCTGGTTCAAAAACATGAGGGCCGGATCCATCCGCAACTTCAGGCAGTTGTCGAAGCAATTCTGTGAGCACTTTGTCAGCAACAAACGTAGGGAGAAAACATCAGCCGAACTGTGGAGCGTGAAGCAGCGAGGGGATGAAAGCCTAAGAGACTATCTTGGGCGATTCAACCGAGAAGTTGTGATGATACCCGATATTAAGCCGGACGTCGCCATACTGGCTCTTACACATGGCCTACGTAAAAGCAGGTATAGAGATTACCTAGCAAAGAAGAATGTCTCCAACCTAGGAGCTGCTCTTGAAAAGGCGGACGAATACATCAGGATTGAGGAATTTAATAGGACACTGGCCGTATCCAACCATGATGATTACGTCCATCCAACGATGGTAGACTCCAGGAAGGACGACAAAAGGGAGAAGGGTAGTCAAAGAAGAAAGGACAACTGA
- the LOC110782589 gene encoding wax ester synthase/diacylglycerol acyltransferase 11-like yields the protein MSKNEPLNSPFSRLYLCPETKSDDIMNCALGFKYPIDVQALKEALLNSLMLKHPRFCSLLVRNPNGSGEHWKPTLVNLDDHVILHHHDNDNDNDDGGGEAEEEEEEEAAVNAYLADISVSTPLSENKPLWEVHVLLGLKCVVLRVHHTLGDAVSLMSMLSACFGKNKEMKSSDHNVKNHNQANKDWRGGGIFGLIKSLWFTFIFGMRLLGRIMWVKEKISVLSGGDGVELWPRKIVTAKFKIQDFKSIKLAIPSVTINDVLLGVISHGLSKYVDATSPNAPQQELRQVTAILVFNLRENSSLQEKTDLMRVSTNGFSGWGNKTGIVLLPNYCCNGPHPFDHVRAMKATMDQKKQSYEALISHFTLKLLTSYISPKVGSWVYQRILCKTTLLISNIMGPSEEIVIAGNPVTNIRLNISSQPHAITLHMVSYAGNADLQVLVAKDIIPDPEVLVNCFYDSLLEMKNCIKI from the exons ATGTCTAAGAATGAGCCCCTAAATTCACCCTTTAGCAGGCTATATCTCTGCCCCGAAACTAAATCAGATGATATAATGAATTGTGCCTTGGGTTTTAAATACCCAATTGATGTACAAGCCCTTAAGGAAGCCTTGTTAAACTCACTCATGCTCAAACACCCAAGATTTTGTAGCCTCTTGGTTAGAAACCCTAACGGTAGTGGTGAACACTGGAAACCAACCCTTGTTAACCTTGATGATCACGTCATCCTCCACCACCACGACAACGACAACGACAACGACGATGGAGGAGGAGAAgccgaagaagaagaagaagaagaagcggCGGTGAATGCTTACTTAGCTGACATTTCAGTGTCAACACCACTAAGCGAAAACAAACCGTTATGGGAAGTACATGTTTTGTTAGGGTTAAAATGTGTAGTGTTGAGAGTTCATCATACATTAGGTGATGCTGTTTCTTTGATGTCTATGCTTTCGGCTTGTTTCGGTAAAAATAAAGAGATGAAAAGTAGTGATCATAATGTGAAAAATCATAATCAAGCAAACAAGGATTGGAGAGGAGGTGGAATATTTGggttaattaagagtttatggTTCACATTTATATTTGGGATGAGGTTATTAGGGAGGATTATGTGGGTTAAAGAGAAGATTAGTGTCTTAAGTGGTGGTGATGGGGTTGAGCTTTGGCCAAGGAAGATTGTCACTGCCAAGTTTAAGATTCAAGACTTTAAGTCTATCAAATTGGCCATTCCTAGTGTT ACTATAAATGATGTTCTTTTAGGGGTTATATCTCACGGACTTTCCAAGTATGTCGATGCAACATCACCCAATG CTCCACAGCAAGAACTTCGTCAAGTCACTGCCATCTTGGTTTTCAATCTACGTGAAAATTCTTCATTGCAG GAAAAGACAGATTTAATGAGAGTGAGTACCAATGGGTTTTCTGGATGGGGAAACAAAACAGGCATAGTACTCCTGCCAAATTATTGCTGTAATGGGCCTCATCCTTTTGATCATGTGAGGGCAATGAAGGCAACTATGGACCAAAAGAAACAATCATATGAAGCTCTCATCTCCCACTTCACTCTCAAATTATTGACTTCCTATATAAGCCCAAAG GTGGGAAGTTGGGTCTATCAGAGGATACTTTGTAAAACAACATTGCTGATTTCAAATATTATGGGTCCTTCAGAGGAAATTGTTATTGCTGGCAATCCTGTAACGAACATAAGACTGAACATTTCAAGCCAACCTCAT GCGATTACATTGCACATGGTGAGTTATGCAGGAAATGCCGATCTGCAAGTGTTGGTGGCCAAGGACATCATCCCTGACCCAGAGGTCCTCGTAAACTGCTTCTACGACTCCCTACTTGAAATGAAGAATTGCATCAAGATATAG